One region of Pogona vitticeps strain Pit_001003342236 chromosome 1, PviZW2.1, whole genome shotgun sequence genomic DNA includes:
- the DCAF17 gene encoding DDB1- and CUL4-associated factor 17 isoform X2 — MEEEEEGARERSQESTTFKKVWTTHSTSPIVYQSGKVYFDNYRCCVSSITQEPRIIYQIPACPKSQKIEDALLLECPVGEVLPSLSDYKPSLAVLTAHNWLLRVSVNTGEILEKVYLASHCKFRYLSWDSPQEVMTVKSSQQKPPVASRQAGSQPSVLFFLGIFSVLPLTFIGMLEIDKKVFGNTMTDVAMSHGMLIVTHSSGLVRLYSFQTISEQFMQHQVDLGQEYNWNGKVGIVGRYPFGIPCNIKITDTPDLLFEVSSLESTFQIGGYPWHYIFTPNKKSQKGIFHICSLRDHTLAKNGIQDMQCCSLEPDWISFHPDSSGRILHVGPNLVKVLKLKEIENHAGQQEVTEDFIIETNQENSVNNAVTVTASGRIVKKRYNILDDDPEQETFKIVDYEDELDLLSIVAVTQVGSDGAALLHFHCNERGTRLKTIPFTESWEVTYNHEVYFDRNVMLHIEQKPNRIFSCYVYQMVCNDSRENEDMKNREGEGVICKKLGRTFECF, encoded by the exons catcaCACAAGAGCCGAGGATTATTTACCAAATACCAGCATGCCCTAAATCACAAAAAATAGAGGATGCTTTATTACTGGAATGCCCAGTG GGTGAAGTGTTGCCCAGCCTGTCAGACTACAAACCTTCCTTGGCAGTTTTGACAGCTCACAACTGGCTTCTTCGTGTCTCTGTTAATACAGGAGAAATACTTGAAAAGGTGTACCTTGCTTCCCATTGCAAATTCAG GTACCTGAGCTGGGACAGTCCTCAAGAAGTCATGACTGTCAAGTCATCTCAGCAGAAACCCCCAGTAGCTTCACGGCAG GCAGGCAGCCAACCGTCTGTGCTTTTCTTCCTTGGTATCTTCAGTGTTCTGCCACTTACATTTATTGGAATGCTAGAGATTGATAAAAAG GTCTTTGGGAACACCATGACAGATGTTGCCATGTCCCATGGCATGCTCATTGTGACACATAGCTCAGGTCTTGTCAGGCTGTATAGCTTCCAAACCATCTCCGAGCAG TTCATGCAGCACCAGGTGGATCTGGGACAGGAGTACAACTGGAATGGCAAAGTTGGAATTGTGGGGAGATACCCTTTTGGCATCCCATGTAACATTAAAATAACAG ATACTCCAGATCTGCTTTTTGAAGTGTCTTCCCTGGAAAGCACATTTCAGATCGGAGGATACCCTTGGCATTACATCTTCACTCCCAACAAGAAGAGTCAAAAGGGGATCTTTCACATTTGCTCTTTGAGAGACCACACTTTG GCAAAGAACGGCATACAGGATATGCAGTGTTGCTCCTTGGAACCTGACTGGATATCTTTCCACCCAGACAGTTCTGGAAGGATACTACACGTGGGACCAAATCTGGTTAA AGTTTTGAAGCTGAAGGAAATTGAAAATCATGCAGGACAGCAAGAAGTTACAGAAGACTTTATCATAGAGACCAACCAGGAAAACAGT GTTAACAACGCTGTAACTGTAACCGCTTCTGGCCGAATAGTGAAGAAACGTTATAACATACTGGATGATGATCCTGAACAAGAG ACATTCAAGATTGTAGATTATGAAGACGAACTGGATTTGCTGTCCATTGTGGCTGTGACTCAGGTCGGATCGGACGGAGCAGCTCTTCTTCATTTTCACTGTAATGAGCGCGGCACACGGCTGAAGACCATTCCTTTCACAGAAtcctgggaggtg ACATACAACCATGAAGTTTACTTTGACAGAAACGTTATGCTACACATAGAGCAGAAGCCCAACAGGATCTTCAGCTGTTACGTTTACCAAATGGTCTGTAATGACTCAAGGGAAAATGAAGACATGAAgaacagagaaggagaaggagtgaTTTGTAAAAAACTGGGAAGAACTTTTGAGTGTTTTTAG